Proteins found in one Xenopus laevis strain J_2021 chromosome 1L, Xenopus_laevis_v10.1, whole genome shotgun sequence genomic segment:
- the foxd4l1.2.L gene encoding forkhead box protein D5-C, which produces MNLSQDSSAHHQSQDYAGVSDDEDEIDILGEDDPCSPRSHIYQQPTDSDMGDRGVLSPSKLSCNESASHSSGERERGTSKHSLDTTTNGKVKRALVKPPYSYIALITIAIMQSPHKKLTLSGICDFISSKFPYYKDKFPAWQNSIRHNLSLNDCFIKIPREPGNPGKGNYWTLDPASKDMFDNGSFLRRRKRFKRQHQELFKDGLVMYNPLHYCTPNSALQAQQIPMTCLAIPENFAMPNHLVPYPDINITVPCPDQGVHRVLTAQDVDNHPSNSHSKCSFSIENIMGETKEPEKHLTSFNQNWNYNHLLQSSRLCLLPSGSHLANAHHSAQCNLIKFPGCY; this is translated from the coding sequence ATGAACTTAAGCCAGGATTCCAGTGCCCACCATCAATCCCAGGATTATGCAGGAGTCTCTGATGATGAGGATGAAATTGATATTCTTGGAGAAGATGATCCCTGTAGTCCAAGGTCCCACATTTATCAACAGCCCACAGATTCAGACATGGGGGACAGAGGCGTGTTGAGTCCCTCCAAGCTAAGCTGCAATGAAAGTGCAAGCCATTCCtctggagagagagaaagaggtaCTTCTAAACACTCATTGGACACAACAACTAATGGCAAAGTCAAAAGGGCCCTGGTAAAGCCTCCTTACTCTTACATTGCTCTGATCACCATTGCTATTATGCAGAGCCCACACAAGAAACTGACTCTCAGTGGCATCTGTGATTTTATCAGCAGCAAGTTCCCTTACTACAAGGACAAGTTCCCTGCTTGGCAGAACTCTATCAGGCACAACCTGTCCCTTAATGACTGCTTTATTAAAATACCTCGGGAACCAGGAAATCCAGGAAAAGGCAATTATTGGACACTAGACCCTGCCTCCAAGGACATGTTTGATAACGGAAGCTTCCTTAGAaggagaaaaagatttaaaaggCAACACCAGGAGTTATTTAAGGATGGACTTGTAATGTACAACCCACTACATTACTGCACTCCAAACAGTGCCCTCCAAGCACAGCAGATTCCAATGACATGCTTGGCAATACCAGAGAACTTTGCCATGCCAAACCACCTTGTTCCCTACCCCGACATAAACATAACAGTTCCTTGCCCCGACCAGGGGGTACACAGGGTATTGACAGCACAGGATGTTGATAACCATCCCAGTAATTCTCACAGCAAATGCTCATTTAGTATAGAGAACATCATGGGTGAAACCAAGGAGCCAGAAAAACATCTTACAAGCTTCAACCAAAATTGGAACTATAATCATTTGTTGCAGAGTTCAAGGTTGTGCCTTCTTCCATCTGGGTCTCACCTTGCCAATGCCCATCATTCAGCACAGTGCAACCTCATAAAGTTCCCTGGGTGCTATTAA